The stretch of DNA TAGCGCGTGGTGACGTCCTCCAGGTACAGCACCCGACGGTTCTCCTGGGCGAGGGGGGACGGGAAGGTCAGCATCTTAGACGACGCGGGGAGCCCGATGGAGTCGCGGTACTCGTTCAGCGGGACCAGCGTGCCGGACATGTGCACGGAGGCGAAGCAGTCCGTGACCGCCTGGCAGGCCAGGGAGGGGTCCATGCAATACGCCTCGAAGGCAGGGTTCTCGCCCCCCACCACGAGCTTGACGTAGCACTCCTCGTCAAGCTCGAGCCAGAACAGCAGGAAACCCCCGAGCGAGTGTATGTACGAGCGGGGCAGCCTCCCTTGTTTCTTCTTGCCCTCCCTGATGGTCTCGCCATAAACCATCATGGATTTGGCCGCCGAGGCCAGCGCGGCACTGGTGGCGGTGAAGGAGGCCATCAGCCCTTCCTCCAGGAAGGGCGGGGGGATGAGGCCGTCGTCCTCGATAAGGAACTCATCCAGGGCGGCCCGGAGCCGCTGCTCCGCTACCTCCACGAAGTCCATGACGCTCACGCCCTTCATCACCTCGGGGTCGCCGAACTCCTCCACCTCTTTCCTCACCAGGCCCAGCAGCCGGGAGGACAGCGAGACGGAGCGTATCTCCCTGGCGTACTCCGGCAGATTGTGGGCCTCGTCCACGATGAGCACGGTGTCGGTGATCGGCACATTCAGCCAGTCCAGGAGGTTGTGCCGGATGAACGGCATGAAGAAGTAGGCATAGGGGGCCGTGACCACCCGGGCCTGGGGCAGGAGGTCTTTGATCAGCTCGTGGGGGCACAGCCCCTTCTTGTCGCAATAGCCCACGAATTCCTCCACCGTGGGGAGGTTGTCCCGGCAGTATCGCTCCGCCTCCTTCGGATCGGTCTCCATCATCTTCTCGAAGAAGCGGCACCCCCCGGGCTTCCCTTCGGCCGAGCGCGCTTTCCGCTCGGCGCACAGCTTGGACAGCTCCTCCGGCGAACCGGACCGGAGCTCGGGGTCCCTCTGGATCAGCGGGCAGGTGCTTTGGCGCCCTTGTATCCCCAGCCCCAGCACGGGGTGCGACTGGCCGATCTTCCTCAGCTCCAGCATGACCTGTCGCTGCTGGGAGTTCGTCCGGGTGAGGTAGATCACTTTCTTGTCCTGCTCCAGGGCGGCCTGCAGGACCCCTGTCAGGGAGCATACGGTCTTCCCCGTCCCGGTGCCCGACTCCACCACCAGGTGGCCGCGGTACCTCACGCTGGACGCTATCGAGCTCACCAGGTCCTTCTGGAACGGGCGGGGCGCGTAGGGGAAGAGGTCCATCCAATCCTTTCAACGTCAGGAGCTAGATGACCGTTTCGGTGGGTTCGCCGAATTATGCTCAAAAGGTGAAAAGAAAGAAGGAGATTGGAAAAGAAGTTCAGCTGCTGTTGCGCTGCCAGGCCTCGGCGTCGAGCTCGTCGTAGACCGAGCTCACGTCCTCCGCCTCGGCGTCCATGGCCGACCCGCCCTCGATCAGCTCGGTGATGCGCTCCTTGCGGAACAGCCAGTAGTGGATCCTCCACTCGCGGCCGTCGTACAGGGTGGTCTCCTCCCTCTCGGTCGTGAGGATCCCGGTGTCCTCGAGCATGTAGAACGCATCCCTGTCCTCCGGCTCGAGTATGTTGTCAATGATCCTCTCGCTATAACCAAAGAAGTTGAGGATGTGCTGCGCCATATGCTTCGCTTGCTCTTCCGGCATTCCTTCCCTGTCGATGCCGTTGCGAATGGCCACGGTCAGATCGTCCAGGGTCAAGGTGTCCATTTTCCCCGCCTTCTCACTTTTTGCCATTGTCTTTCCCCTCTGACTCTTCGTTATAGTTTAATCTGGATGGGCCCTTATTATCAGGCCGATGATTCACTTGGGAACAACTTATATAAACAAGTATAGAGATAATTATCAATTTATAGAATTCATCGATATTCTTTTTATACGGTCCCGTACAGAAAGACATGTTTTAGACCGTTCAGTCTTGCAAGGCTCACTATAAAAGGGGATGAGCCCTCATTATCATTTCAGGTAATTATGACGATAGCAGAGTTCAGCGTGGTGCCCATCGGAGCGGGGGAGTCATTGAGCCCATACGTGGCGGAGTGCCTCAGGATCGTCAGGGAGAGCGGGCTCAAGTACGAGTTCACCCCCACCAGCACCATCCTGGAGGGCGGCTATGACGAGGTCATGAGCGTCATCGGCAAGTGCCACAAGAAGGTGAGATCCATGTCCAATCGTGTCCTGACGTCCGTGAAGATCGACGACCGCGGCGGGGCCCAGCACGAGATAGAGCGCAAGGTCCAGAGCGTGGAAGACCAGCTGCAGTGAGTCTCTAAGCCCGAACGGTCGAACCGCAACGATTTTAGCCGCCCCGCCCTTCCGCGTGCTGAGATAGCGCATGCCACACTCTCCATCCCTCCCCTGGGAGCAGCAGCACCGGTACGCCATCCTGCTGCTGGTGCTCGCAGGGGTGTTCATGTCGGTCCTCGACAGCACGGTCGTCACCATCGCGCTGCCGAGCATCACCGCCGACCTTGGCGTGGACATTGCCCTCTCCCAATGGGTCGTCTCCATCTACCCGGTGGTGGAGACCGCGTTCATAATCATCTTCGCCAAGCTGGCCGAACGCACGGGAATGGCGGCCATGTACACCGCGGGCTTGGGGATGTTTACCGTCTCCTCCCTGATGTGCGGCCTCTCCGCCAGCTTGGGCCAGCTGGTGCTGTTCCGGGTCATCCAGGGGCTGGCGGCCGCGATGATGTTCGGCATCTCCTTCGCCATCTGCTTCAGGGTGTTCCCCCACGGGGAGAGGGGCAAGGCCCTGGGCATCCTGGGGTCCTGCGTGGCCGTGGCCATGATGATCGGCCCGCCCGTGGGAGGGTTCCTCGTCGCCGCCCTGGGATGGGAGTACATCTTCTGGATCAACGTCCCGGTGGGCGTGGTCGCCACCGCTGCGGCCCTCCGAGTGATGAAGCTGAACGAGAAAAAGGCCGACCGCCTGGACCTCGACCTAGTGGGGTCGGTGCTGTGGGTCGCCGCCGTCATCACTGTGATGCTGGTGCTGGGCCAGGTGGCTGAGACCGGAAGGATGGACGCGCTGAGCGTGGCATACCTCATCGCCTTCGCCGCGTCCCTGGGCGGCTTCATCGCATGGACAAGAAAAGCTTCCAGGCCGTTGCTGGACCTCTCGGTGTTCCGGATCCGCAGCTTCACCCTCGGAAACCTGAGCATGGCCATGTACTTCATCACCACCAGCGTGGTCTCCATCGTGGGGCCTTTCTATTACGAGGGGTCGCTGGGCTACGGCCCCATGGAGGTTGGCCTGATATTCATGGTCCTGCCGGCGGTGATGATGGTCCTGTCGCCGTTCACCGGCCGCATGTACGACCGGGGCCGCTCCAGCAAGCTCCTCAGCACCTATGGGCAACTGCTCAGGGCCGGTTCCCTGTTCCTCCTGGCGTACGCGTTCGTGTCCGCCGACGTGGTCCTCTCCCTGGCCGCCTTCTTCATCATGGGCGTGGGGAGCGCGGTGTTCAAGAGCCCCAACGAGGCCGAGGTCATGTCGGCGCTGCCGCGGGAGAAGACCGGCGTGGCCTCCAGCGTGACCGCCACCGTAAGGAACATGTGCATAGGCATGGGGCTGTCCGTCGGAACGCTCCTGCTGGTCCTGCAGATGGGGCAGGTCGACTATTCCGCCGTTCACGGCGGTCCGCTGATGGACGAGCTGGCCATGGCGGCCGCCGTCGCCATGGCGGTGAGCGGCGCAATGTCCCTGGCCGGCGCGTACATGTCCTACAAAGGCAACCCGCAGATCAGAGCGGCGGACCGGCAGGGAAGCTAAGGGGTGCCGGGCAGAGCGCTCACTGTCAATCGGAATATAAGAAATGGGAAGGGGGCGGGCTCTCGCCCGACGTTCAAATCTGCAGGTATTCGCGGGTGCCCAGCTTGGACAGCTGAATGGAGCGGACCTCGCGGAAGTCCTTGCTGGCCAGCATCGCCTTGACCACGTCGTCCCCCGCGGGATGGTCGACAGAGATCAGGAGAAGCGCCTTGCCGCCCTTCTCCTCCCTGCCCAGGCCCATGCGGGCGATGTTGATGCCTTTGTTCCCCAGGATCGTCCCCACCTTGCCGATGACGCCGGGGACGTCGGAGTGCATGGACATCAGGAAGTCGCCCTCCAGGGGCATATCCAGGTCGAACTCGTCGATGCCCAGCATCCTTGGTTCCGACCCGGGGAAGGCGGTCCCGCGGACCTCCCTCTTGACCCCATCGGACTGCAGGGACACCGAGATCATGTTCACGTAGCGCTTGGACTCCTCGACCTTTGTCTCCACGATCTGGATGCCCTTCTCCTTGGCGATCATCTCGGCGTTGATGATGTTGGGCTGCTCGCCGGAGAGGTTCGAGAGCACGCCCATGAGCGCGGACACCGTGATCATCTTGGTGTCCACCGCGGCCAGCTCGCCGTGCACGGTGACCTCGATCTTGGCGATGGGGGAGTCGGTGAGCTGCACCGCGAAGGCACCCAGGCGCTCGGCCACGGAGACGAACGGAATGACCTTGGGGTCCATGCCCCGGACCGGGGCGTTGACGGCGTTGGAGATCTTGTGGTCGATGAGGAACAGCTTCACTGCCTCGGCCATCTCCACCGACACCTTCTCCTGCGCCTCCCTGGTGGACGCGCCGAGATGCGGGGTCACCACGATGTTGTCCAGGGTGAGGAGCTTGGAGCCGGCGGGCGGCTCCTTCTCGAACACGTCCAGGGCGGCGCCGGCGATCTTCTTGTCCTTAAGCGCCTCGTAGAGCGCCTCCTCGTCGATCAGCTCGCCCCTGGCGACGTTGAGTATCATGGTGGTGGGCTTCATCCTGGCGATGAGGTCCTTGTTCACCAGATGGTGAGTGCCCGGGGTCAGCGCGGCGTGGATGGTGATGACGTCGGCCTCCTCGACCACCTGCTCCAGCGGCATGAGCCTGACGCCCAGCTTGACGGCGACCTCGGGCGGGATGTAGGGGTCGTAGCCGATGAGCTTCATCCCGAAGGACTTGGAGCGCTTGGCCACCTCGCCGCCCACCCGGCCGATGCCGATGATGCCCAGCGTCTTGCCGTTAAGCTCGACGCCGGTGAACTTGGACCGCTTCCACTGCCCGGCCTTGAGGGAATCGTTGGCCGGCACCACGTTGCGGGCCAGGGCCAGCATCATGGCCATGGTGTGCTCCGCCGCGGAGATGATGTTGGCCGCAGGGGTGTTCATGACCAGAACGCCTCTCCTGGTGGCGGCCTTGACGTCGACGTTGTCCACGCCCACGCCGGCCCTGCCCACCACCTTGAGGTTCTTCCCCGCCTCGATCACGTCGGCGGTGACCTTGGTCCCGGAGCGGATGATGAGAGCATCGTACCCGCCTATGATCTTTATGAGCTCATCGTGAGGGATGTTGGGCTTGACGTCCACCTGGACCTTGCCCCCCCTCCTCAGCATTTCGAGGCCCTCTTCCGAGAGCTCGTCGGTTACAAGCAACTTGATCATTTCTGACCCTCCAATACTTCGTCGATGTTCTTGAGCAGACCCCTGACCTCTTCCACGGTCAGGTCGCCCATGTGGCCGATGCGGAACGTGGTCTCTTTGATGTCCCCATAGCCGTTGGAGATCTCGTAGCCGCGCTCCTTGAGGCCTTTCTGCAGTTTGCTGAAGTCAACGCTTCCGCGCTGTATAACAGTGATGGTGTCGGACATGTACCCGGGCTCGGCGTACAGGCCCAGGTTCTTCTTGGCCCAGTTCCGCACCATCTCGGCCATCTGGCGGTGCCGGGCGTAGCGGTTGGCCATGCCCTCCCTGAGGCACCTGTCCAGCTGGAAGTCGAGGCCGTACAGGAGCGACACGGGGGGAGTGGTGAGCGAGTAGTTCTTGTCGGCCATCTTCTTCATCTGCACCAGGTCGAAATAGTAGCCGCGGTTGGGCACGCTCTCGGCCTTCTTAAGCAGGCGGTCGGAGCAGCACATGATGGCCAGGCCCGGAGGCAGCGCCAGGGCCTTCTGGGTCCCGAACACCAGGGCGTCGGGCTCCAGCTCCCTGAGCTTCAGGTCGGTGCCGTACGCGGCGGTGACCGCGTCTATGAAGATAAAGGGGTCGTGCTTCTCCCTGACGGCCTTGGCGATCTCGCCCACCGGGTTCAGGACAGCGGTGGAAGACTCATTGGCCACCATGGTCACGGCCTCGATGCCGTCGTCGAGGTGCGGGACCACATCAGCGGGCTTGATGGCCTTGCCCCAGGCCACCTTGACCTTCCTGACGTCCTTGCCGTTCTCCGTGCCGATGCCTTGCCAGCGGTCGCCGAAGGAGCCGTTGGAGAGGCCAAGCATCCTGGAGCTGACGCCGCTGCGGACGCAGCCCTCCAGGAGCCCGGACGCGGAGGCCGGGGACATCAGGATGTTCAGGTCGGTGTCCAGGGTCTTGTGGAGCTTCTCCACTATCCCTTCCTGCAGCTTCTCGTACTCCTTGCTCCGATGGGTGATCATCGGCTTGGTCATCGATTCGAGGACCTCCTTGCGGACCTCGACAGGACCTACGGTGAACAGTGTGTGAGTCACAGACATCCCCCAAGAATTTTCCGGCGGCCGTTCAGGCGTGCCTCGGGCTGCAGGGGGACATCTGATACCGTCCTCCACATCCAGACCCGCGTCCGCGACCAGCGGCCGTCCTCATGCCCAGCATGCGCACTGTCCCTGACACTGGAAGGTAATGAAAATCCTGATGTGAGGGCATTACATCCTGTGGCATGTTGATTTCCGGTATCATGGAGATATCGATATAAAGTTTACGATGGGGCCGCTGGCGGAGAACCCTGCTCCATCCAGCGTGCGTTCGGACCTTGACCGCGGTGTCCTCATTCACAGGCCGGCGGCGGTCCTCAGCTCCTCCACGATCTTGCGGTCCCTCTCCAAGGCCGAGGAAATCCTTTGCACCGGCGCGACCTCCACATCGTAGACGTTCATTATCGGGAGGCTGGCCAAGACCTTGTCCAGCTCCAGGTTGTCCTCCAGCTCGAAGACGAAGGTGCCGGACCTCTGCCCCTCGAAGAAGCCGCCCATGACCTTGTGCTCCTTCTCCATCTCCACCAGCATCTCCAGGGACGGAATGATCTGGTCGGTGAGCATGAACGCCGCTTCCTCGGAGGAGCCGCCGTACGACTCCTCCCTCAGCTTGAAGATGACCAAGTATTGTTGGGACACGTCACTGGGTAGGGGGCCAAGGGCTCTTTATCCTTTCTCCGAAACAGGGGATGAAAAGGTGGAGGGTGCTGAAGAAAGAAGCGGGGAGGGCCCCCGGCGCCCTACGCTTCCGATTTATTCCTGGGCCCCCGCGCGGCCCTTGATCTCGGCGTCGCCGCTATCCTCCGATACGTAGCGGTCGTAGGCCCACCCTGCCGCCAGGGATACGATGGCCAGGGGGAGCGCCACCACCATGGGGTCGATGACGTTGAACGGCGAGCCCAGGAGGGTCGCCTGCTTGAACAGGGCCTGGCATATGCCCAGCTGGGACGCTTCCGACGTGTGCACGAACACCGTCCACAGGAACCAGGACACCGCCCCGATCACCAGGCTCCAGGTCGCTGCGGTCTTGGACGGCTTCTTGGAGAATATAGCCATGCAGTACGCCGGCAGGAACGCGCAGGCGCACAGCCCCATGAACATGGCCGTCGCGCGGGCGATGATGTTCCCCGGCATGACAAAGGCCAGCAGAACGGAGGCCACGATCATGACCGCGGTGGCGTAGCGGGTCGCCCTCAGGGAGGGCTTGTCGTTCAGGGACGGGTCCCCCGGCAGGAGGCGGGACACCAGCTTGGTGGTCCGGATATGCTTCCACACGTCGTAGCCGGCCGAAGTGCCCATGGTGTGGAAGATGCCGCTCAGCGTGGACATTGCCGCAGCCAGGAGCACCAGCATGAACGCCACCACGAACAGGTCGGGCATGGAGCTGTTGATGAACAGGGGGATGATCCTGTCCACGTTGCCGCCCGCCGCATCGACGGACACCATCCCCTGGTTGTTCCAGAACCACACGTTGGTCAGCGGGCCCACGGTGTACGCTACCCCTGTGGTCAGCAGGATGAAGAGAGCGCCCACGGGGATGGCCTTGGTAAGGGCCTTGTTGTCCTTGGCGGTCATGAACCTGACCACCAGCTGGGGCTGGGCCAGGACCCCGATCCCTACGCCCAGGATGATGGTGGTGACCAGGGTGAGCCATATCGGCGAGCCCATCTCGGGCATGGTGGTCCAGCTGGTCATGCCCTGGTCCACCAGGTCCGCCGGGATCAGGCCCTGGGCCCCCATCCCGGTCAGCGCGCTGTGGGCCTCGGTCACGCCTCCCAGGAGGCTGTAGGTGAGCACCAGGAGGATTATCATCCCGATGACCATGATGACGCCCTGCATGGCATCTGTGTACATCACTGCCATCAGGCCGCCCAGCACCACATAGATGGCGGTCACCAGGGCGAAGGCCAGCAGCGCCACGTTGTAATCGATGCTCAGGGTTATGCTCAGGAACTGGGAGCCGCCGATGAGCACCGCCGAGGCGTACAGCGGCATCGCTATCAGGATCATGAGGCCGGAGACGAAGTGCAGGAAGCGGGACCCGTAGCGCTTGCCCATAAGGTCCGGGAAGGTAACGGCCTTGAGCTGCTGGCCGATCCTTCTGGTCCTCTTGCCGAACACCACAAAAGCGATCAGTACGCCCAGGCCGATGTTCAGGGCGGCCAGGAATATCAGGCCCATCCCGAGCCTGGCGCTGACCCCGCCGAAGCCGACAATGGCGGAGGTGCTGATGAACGTGGCCCCGTACGATATGCCGATGATCCAGGGATGCACCTTCCTGCCGGCGAGCATGAAGTCCTCGGAGCCCTTGGTGTGCTTGTATCCCAGGTAGCCGAGGTAGGCGGTCGCCACGACGTAGAACGCGGTGAATATCCAGAACAAGGCGGGGTCGACCATTCTCACTCCTCCTCGTCCTTCTTCAACCAGCCATAGGCAATGCACGCGATGGTTAGGCCTATGGTCAGGCCGTAACCGAACAATATCGTGGGGTCTTCCAATCCTAACATGTTTCTCGCCATTGTGACGTTCAATGAGGCCGGCGCGCCTCCTATGGCCCCGAAAATCACCGTTCTCCTATTTCATTGTGCGCCATGCTAGTATGGCTCACGGTGCCTATTAGCACGTAATCTAAGTGAGCCGCGAGCTGGACTCTCTTGCCCCCAGTGATCTCAGCTTCCGCACCCGGCGGCGCGTATCACGTGAATTGCGAGACCTCGAGCAGCCTGGCCCCGCTCTCGACCAGCTTCTTGGCCGCTTCGTCGATGGACTCGACCCTCATGATGAGCACGGCACACTTCCGGCCGGAGTAGGCATAGGAATACTCAATGTTGATGCCCGCCTCCCCCAGGGTCCTGATCGCATCGTACAGCCCTCCGGGCTGGTCGGTCATCTCGATGGCCAGCACGTCGGTGTACATCACGGTAAAGCCCAGGGACTGGAGCTTGGCGTAGGCCTTCTCGGGCTTGTCCACCAGGGTGCGGATGACGCCGTAGCCGGCGCCCTCGGCAATGGAGAAGGCGTTGATGTTGACGCCCTCTTCCTTCATGGCCTTGGCCACCGCGGCCAGCCGCCCCGGCTTGTTCTCCGAGAATATGGAGAGCTGCTTGATGCGGTATTTCTCGTACATCAGATATCCCTCTTGTCCACCACGAACTTGCTCTTGCCCTCGTACCGGGGCAGCGTCCCCGGCTCCACCAGCTCGACCGTGGCGCCGACGTTCAGGGAGCCCTTGAGACGGTACTGGATGCGCTCCCTGACCTCCATGAGCTTGACGATGTTGTCGGTGAACGCTTCCTTCTTCAGCTCCACGCGGACCAGCATGGTGTCCAGCGTACCCTTGCGCTCGACGACTATCTGGAAGTGCTCGCCGACCTCTGGTACGCTCATCAAGGCATGCTGCACCTGAGACGGGAACACATTGATGCCGCGGACGATCAGCATGTCATCCACCCTCCCGTATATGCGGCGGATCTTCGGGTGCGTCCGGCCGCATGGGCACGGCTCCGTCTCCACGGCGGTGATGTCGCCGATGCGGTAGCGCACCATGGGCATGGCCTCCTTCTGCAGCATGGTGACGACCATCTCGCCCTTCTCTCCCGGCGCCACCGGCTCGCCGGTCTCGGGGTCAAGGATCTCCGTGAGCGTGATATCACCCCAGATGTGGATGCCGTCCTGCTCCGAGCATTCCGAGAACATCGGCCCGGACATCTCGGAGGTGCCGTAGCAGTTGTACCCCCTTACCCCGAGCCAATCCTGCAGGCGGTCGCGCATCCGGATGGACCAGGGCTCCCCGCCCAGCAGGCCGACCCTCAGCCTGGTGTCGTTCTTGATGGAGACGCCCATCTTCTCCGCTACCTCTCCGAGGTGCAGAAGGTACGAGGGGGTGGCGGCCATAGCGGTCACACCGAGGTCCTGTATCAGCTCGATCTGGCGCTCGGTGTTGCCCGTGGACGCCGGGATCACCGACGCGCCCAGCTTCTCGCCGGCGTAGTGGAACCCCAGGCCGCCGGTGAACAGGCCATAGGTATTGGCCACCTGGATGACATCATCGCAGGTAAGGCCGATGGATGAGAGCGACCGGGCCAGCGAGAGGGCCCAGGTGTCGACGTCCTTCTGGGTATATCCGACGATGGTCGGTTTCCCGGTGGTCCCGGAGGAGGCGTGATAGCGGACTATGTTCCTTTTGGGAGCGGAGAAGATCTTGTCAGGATAGTTGTCCCGCAGGTCCTTCTTGCTCATGAAGGGCAGCTTGCGGACGTCGTCGAGGGACCTGATGTCGCTCGGGAGGACGTTGACGGACCTCATCCTGGCGTGGTAGAAGTCATTGGTGTCGTACAGCCTGTCCACCAGGGCCTTCAGGTGCCTGTACTGTACGGCCCTGAGCTCCTCGGGGGGCATGTTCTCGATGCGGGGTTCCCAGCAAACCATCGGTTCCTCTCTCCGGATGAAGCGCTCGACAGGCCGGGGAGGCGCCGCCAAAGGAGCGCCATCGCGGTCATCCCGCCTTCTGCCAGCCCGCGACCGCCATAAAGGGTCTGACGGGTGATAGCATGGAGCATTAATAGTTTTGTTGAAAACGCATGATGGAGCGCGGGATATGGCGGGGCGGAACCTATATTTGCCTGTTTCCATTATGTTCTCCCGATGGTGGACAAGATGGATCACCTGTACGCTGTGCTTGACGACCTTGATGATGACCTCCAGGCCATGCAGGAGGACCTTGAGGCCGTGCTGTTGCTGTTGAAAGACGGGGAGATCAAGAAGGCCCAGACGATCCTCGAGGAGATGAACTCGTTCCTCATCGACTTTCTGGAGCCGGAAGAGGGATGCGAGTGTGATGACGAGGAGTGCGAGTGCTACGTCATCGAAGAGGGCGACGGGGACGGGGAAGAGCCGGAGGAAAAGCCCGCCGCCAAGCCCGAGAAGCCCGCGCCCAAGAAGAAGTGATCGGCCGCCGGGGAGCGCGGCGACGCGGCTCTCCGCCAGCGGCTTTTATTTTCTCCCATTATCCGATGGCGCAGGCGTTTCCACTGCAGCGGGGCAGCATTGACTCTATGATGCCGGCGGCCTCGTCCACGTCCGCCGCGGTGATCCCGTAGTGAGTGACGAACCGCACCAGGTGGGGCCCGAACACCGAGATCAGCAGCCCTTTCTCGGCCGCCCGGTCCCTGAACTCCTGCCCGGTGAGCCCGGTGTCGGCAACGTCGACCAGCACCATGTTGGTCTGCACCGTGCTGAGATCGATCTTGAGCCCGTCGAACATGCCCAGGTACTCGGCCAGCCGCCTGGCGTTGTCATGGTCCTCCTTCAACCGGGGGACCATCTTGTTCAGGGCGACGATGCCAGGGGCGGCGATTATCCCGGCCTGCCTCATCCCCCCGCCCAGCATCTTCCGCTTCTTCCTGGCCCTCTCGATGAAGTCGCTGTCCCCCACCACCACGGAGCCGACCGGACAGCTGAGGCCCTTGGACAGGGAGAACATCAGGGAGTCGACGTGGCGGGCATAGTCCTTCACGCCGACGTCCAGCGCCACCGCGGCGTTGAATATCCTGGCCCCGTCGATGTGCACCTTCATCCTGAGATCATGGGCGGCCTTGGCCACCTCAGCCACCTGGGAAGGCGTCCAGCAAGTGCCGCCGGCGCGGTTGTGAGTGTTCTCGATCTCCAGCAGAGTGGTGTTGGGGAAGTAGATGTCCTCCCCCCGGGCGGCCTCCTGCACCTGGGCGGCGGTGAACCTTCCCCGGTCCCCCTCGATCAGGCGGGGGGTGACCCCGGCGACGGCGGCCAGCCCGCCGACCTCGTAGTACTGGAGGTGCGAGTCCGCTTCCAGTATGACCTCATCGCCCGGCCGGCAGTGCGCCAGCACCGACACCATGTTCGCCTGGGTGCCGCTGGTGACCAGCAGGGCGGCCTCCTTGCCGAACGTTCGCGCCGCCAGCTCCTGCAGCTTGTTGATCGTGGGATCCTCGCGGAAGACGTCGTCCCCCAGCTCGGCCTCGGCGATCGCCTGCATCATATCGGGGGTGGGCAGTGTAACGGTGTCGCTCCTGAGATCGATCATCTTCATAGTATTATCTCCTGACGGGGGCCGAGGCCCCCGCGGTGGCAACGCGGAGACATTGATACGCAATAAGATTTTTGACATTAGATGACCCCCGACCGAACTACCTGGGCCGCTCGGGAAGGACAACCCTGGCGGCCGCTTCCTCGGCCTCCGCCTGCCTCAGCCTGGAAACCTGGCGCCCGGCGGACCGCTCCCCCAGGACGTTCACGGCGAAGAAGAGGGCGAAGAACGCCGCGGTGATGGCCATGGTGTAGAGCACCATGGGGTAGACATCGGTCCCCGCGACCACCGACAGCGGGAGGAGTATGACCTCTATGATCAGCAGGACGGTGAGGAGGTCCAGCTCCGCCTCCGAAATCTCCACGGCGCCATTGGCGCGCCGGAGCCTCTCGGAGATCTGCCTGTGCTCCCGCTCCGCGCGCTCGAAGCCGTCCTGCCCCTTCACAGACATGGTGCTCCCAGAACGAATCGGTGCAGGGCTCAATAAAAGCTTCCGACGTCCGTCATCCTAAGAAAGAAAATATAGCCCTGATTGGCATGTTGCAGAGGATAAGATGAAGCGGCAGCTCATGAATATTCTGGCATGCCCCGTTTGCAAGAGAACCCCCCTCGATCTGGAGGTCTTCAAGGAGAGCGACAAGGGCATCGAAGAGGGGAGGCTGACCTGCCCCCAGTGCAGGAGGGAGTACTCCATATCAGAGGGCATCCCCGACATGTTGCCCAGTGAGAAAAAGTGACGGGAAGGGGTTTGCGGAGATCCCTCATCAGAGCTTGTCGATCTGCTTGTTGGCCGCCTCGATGGCCATGACCTCG from Methanomassiliicoccus luminyensis B10 encodes:
- a CDS encoding DUF6015 family protein, whose translation is MAKSEKAGKMDTLTLDDLTVAIRNGIDREGMPEEQAKHMAQHILNFFGYSERIIDNILEPEDRDAFYMLEDTGILTTEREETTLYDGREWRIHYWLFRKERITELIEGGSAMDAEAEDVSSVYDELDAEAWQRNSS
- a CDS encoding MTH1187 family thiamine-binding protein; the encoded protein is MTIAEFSVVPIGAGESLSPYVAECLRIVRESGLKYEFTPTSTILEGGYDEVMSVIGKCHKKVRSMSNRVLTSVKIDDRGGAQHEIERKVQSVEDQLQ
- a CDS encoding ATP-dependent DNA helicase, with translation MDLFPYAPRPFQKDLVSSIASSVRYRGHLVVESGTGTGKTVCSLTGVLQAALEQDKKVIYLTRTNSQQRQVMLELRKIGQSHPVLGLGIQGRQSTCPLIQRDPELRSGSPEELSKLCAERKARSAEGKPGGCRFFEKMMETDPKEAERYCRDNLPTVEEFVGYCDKKGLCPHELIKDLLPQARVVTAPYAYFFMPFIRHNLLDWLNVPITDTVLIVDEAHNLPEYAREIRSVSLSSRLLGLVRKEVEEFGDPEVMKGVSVMDFVEVAEQRLRAALDEFLIEDDGLIPPPFLEEGLMASFTATSAALASAAKSMMVYGETIREGKKKQGRLPRSYIHSLGGFLLFWLELDEECYVKLVVGGENPAFEAYCMDPSLACQAVTDCFASVHMSGTLVPLNEYRDSIGLPASSKMLTFPSPLAQENRRVLYLEDVTTRYEDIIKDEGIIPKMEDHTVALCNTLDRHIVVFFPSYQLMDRFLQDGVLRRIRRKVHMERRGMPQTELMAEVEKFKSSSEGAVLFAVMGGRVSEGVDFPDRELEVAVIEGIPYPKPTAKQRALLHYYEIKFGRGWEYTVKAPVTRKLLQAVGRLIRTETDVGAAVILDRRAQQFADRLEMSATEAPVNDVLKFFATKGR
- a CDS encoding DHA2 family efflux MFS transporter permease subunit, whose amino-acid sequence is MPHSPSLPWEQQHRYAILLLVLAGVFMSVLDSTVVTIALPSITADLGVDIALSQWVVSIYPVVETAFIIIFAKLAERTGMAAMYTAGLGMFTVSSLMCGLSASLGQLVLFRVIQGLAAAMMFGISFAICFRVFPHGERGKALGILGSCVAVAMMIGPPVGGFLVAALGWEYIFWINVPVGVVATAAALRVMKLNEKKADRLDLDLVGSVLWVAAVITVMLVLGQVAETGRMDALSVAYLIAFAASLGGFIAWTRKASRPLLDLSVFRIRSFTLGNLSMAMYFITTSVVSIVGPFYYEGSLGYGPMEVGLIFMVLPAVMMVLSPFTGRMYDRGRSSKLLSTYGQLLRAGSLFLLAYAFVSADVVLSLAAFFIMGVGSAVFKSPNEAEVMSALPREKTGVASSVTATVRNMCIGMGLSVGTLLLVLQMGQVDYSAVHGGPLMDELAMAAAVAMAVSGAMSLAGAYMSYKGNPQIRAADRQGS
- a CDS encoding pyridoxal-phosphate-dependent aminotransferase family protein, which gives rise to MSVTHTLFTVGPVEVRKEVLESMTKPMITHRSKEYEKLQEGIVEKLHKTLDTDLNILMSPASASGLLEGCVRSGVSSRMLGLSNGSFGDRWQGIGTENGKDVRKVKVAWGKAIKPADVVPHLDDGIEAVTMVANESSTAVLNPVGEIAKAVREKHDPFIFIDAVTAAYGTDLKLRELEPDALVFGTQKALALPPGLAIMCCSDRLLKKAESVPNRGYYFDLVQMKKMADKNYSLTTPPVSLLYGLDFQLDRCLREGMANRYARHRQMAEMVRNWAKKNLGLYAEPGYMSDTITVIQRGSVDFSKLQKGLKERGYEISNGYGDIKETTFRIGHMGDLTVEEVRGLLKNIDEVLEGQK
- the serA gene encoding phosphoglycerate dehydrogenase, coding for MIKLLVTDELSEEGLEMLRRGGKVQVDVKPNIPHDELIKIIGGYDALIIRSGTKVTADVIEAGKNLKVVGRAGVGVDNVDVKAATRRGVLVMNTPAANIISAAEHTMAMMLALARNVVPANDSLKAGQWKRSKFTGVELNGKTLGIIGIGRVGGEVAKRSKSFGMKLIGYDPYIPPEVAVKLGVRLMPLEQVVEEADVITIHAALTPGTHHLVNKDLIARMKPTTMILNVARGELIDEEALYEALKDKKIAGAALDVFEKEPPAGSKLLTLDNIVVTPHLGASTREAQEKVSVEMAEAVKLFLIDHKISNAVNAPVRGMDPKVIPFVSVAERLGAFAVQLTDSPIAKIEVTVHGELAAVDTKMITVSALMGVLSNLSGEQPNIINAEMIAKEKGIQIVETKVEESKRYVNMISVSLQSDGVKREVRGTAFPGSEPRMLGIDEFDLDMPLEGDFLMSMHSDVPGVIGKVGTILGNKGINIARMGLGREEKGGKALLLISVDHPAGDDVVKAMLASKDFREVRSIQLSKLGTREYLQI